A genome region from Pygocentrus nattereri isolate fPygNat1 chromosome 10, fPygNat1.pri, whole genome shotgun sequence includes the following:
- the tfb2m gene encoding dimethyladenosine transferase 2, mitochondrial has protein sequence MALCGGCRFLVLAVRSMHVSARSTPALAQAVRVFSSSSRVCSLDSFSMGQMKVPAGGVKTERTCPSVGSAQRNLSAVAVSLQGQRRPLCRYDLLDLGEVEENTRKALACKHLRRFIIDPSLAKLVAEHLSQDIEDGKAVIFECNPGPGVLTRTLLNCGAQRVVALESDKAFLPDLQALENNLDGQLEVVHCDFFKLDPIGHGSMKPPAMYSEKLFTDLGISEVPWTADVPVKVVGIFSQRNERNMLWKLVYALFERLSIFRYGRVELIMFISEKNYSKLVAQPGNNKSYQAVSALFQMSCNIELLHQEPWSSFVTTSRNGGLSIPKSTVVPNDHLCLVRITPRADLFTPTVTPFNSSTLVVMVKQCLAKRRGKLIDKLNSWSPGIGQDLLAQIGLSEDVLTGQVYPDQYKHLFELMEKSEQFTQSWLYSEVLENTKNTGCGS, from the exons ATGGCGTTGTGTGGTGGATGCAGGTTTCTGGTTCTGGCCGTGCGGAGCATGCATGTTTCGGCCCGGTCCACTCCAGCGCTCGCCCAGGCGGTCAGAGTGTTCTCCTCTTCGTCTCGGGTTTGCTCTCTGGACTCGTTCTCCATGGGTCAGATGAAGGTTCCGGCAGGCGGGGTGAAGACCGAGAGGACCTGTCCATCAGTGGGCAGCGCTCAGAGGAACCTGTCGGCAGTGGCCGTGTCCCTGCAGGGTCAGCGCCGACCCCTCTGCAGGTACGACCTGCTGGACCTGGGAGAGGTGGAGGAAAACACACGCAAAGCGCTCGCCTGTAAACACCTGAGGAGGTTCATCATAGACCCCAGCCTGGCCAAACTAGTGGCCGAGCACCTGTCACAGGACATAGAGGACGGCAAAGCGGTCATCTTCGAGTGTAATCCAG GTCCTGGAGTGCTGACCCGCACGCTGCTGAACTGCGGCGCTCAGAGAGTGGTGGCGCTAGAGAGCGATAAAGCCTTCCTACCTGACCTGCAG GCTCTGGAGAACAATCTGGACGGCCAGCTGGAGGTGGTCCACTGTGACTTCTTTAAGCTGGACCCCATCGGCCACGGCAGCATGAAGCCCCCAGCCATGTACTCGGAGAAACTCTTCACGGATCTCGGCATCTCCGAGGTGCCCTGGACAGCAG ATGTTCCGGTGAAGGTGGTGGGGATTTTCTCCCAGAGGAACGAGAGGAACATGCTGTGGAAGCTCGTCTACGCTCTGTTCGAACGCCTGTCCATCTTCCGCTACGGACGCGTGGAGCTGATCATGTTCATCAGCGAGAAAAACTACTCG aagCTGGTGGCCCAGCCTGGGAACAATAAAAGCTACCAGGCCGTGAGCGCGCTCTTCCAGATGTCCTGCAACATCGAGCTGCTGCACCAG GAGCCGTGGTCCTCCTTCGTTACCACATCGAGGAACGGTGGGCTGAGCATTCCCAAAAGCACC GTGGTGCCGAATGATCACCTGTGCCTGGTGCGGATCACTCCCCGAGCCGATTTGTTCACTCCGACCGTCACTCCGTTCAACAGCAGCACGCTGGTCGTGATGGTCAAACAGTGCCTGGCTAAAAGGAGAGGAAAACTCATTGATAAGCTCAA CTCGTGGAGTCCAGGCATCGGTCAGGACCTGCTGGCTCAGATTGGGCTGAGCGAGGACGTCCTGACCGGTCAGGTTTATCCTGATCAGTACAAGCATCTGTTCGAGCTGATGGAGAAATCGGAGCAGTTCACTCAGAGCTGGCTTTATTCCGAAGTTCTGGAGAACACCAAGAACACCGGCTGCGGATCATAG